The Gammaproteobacteria bacterium genome segment ACCGCGCGCATACGGGTTCCGTCCATCATGTTGCAGCCGTTGATTGAGAATGCAATCTACCACGGCGTCGAGACCCGCGTCGCCGGCGGCACCGTGCGTGTCGCCGTGACCGGTGCCGGGCGCCGCCTGGTGTTTGACATTCGCAATCCCGTCAACGACGGCGGACGCCACCGCCGGCGCGGCAACCGCGTCGCGCGCAACAACATCCGCCTGCGCCTGGCGCAGGCATACGGCGGCGACTTTGTTTTTGACGACGAGCGGCGAACGCAGGAATACCGCGTAAAAATCAACATTCCCCTGGAGAAAGAAAATGATACGCATACTAATCGTGGATGACGAGAAATACGCCTGTGAGCGGCTCAGCAAGATGGTCGGCGATGTGCCGGGCTGTTATGTGGCCGGGCACGCGGGCAACGGCCTGGACGCCGTGCGCAAGGTGGACGAACTGGATGTGGATGTGGTGCTGATGGACATCCACATGCCCGGCATGGACGGCCTCGAGGCCGCCTACCACATCCGCGGCACCGACCGCCCGCCGCAGGTGATCTTCACGACCGCCTATGTGCAGCACGCCTTCGCGGCGTTCGGCCTCGACGCCGCCGGCTACCTGCTGAAGCCGGTGATGCGCGAGCAGTTGCAGAACAAACTGGAACTGCTGCAATATCACCGCGGGCCGCTGGAGGTGCGGGAGCCGTCGCCGTACGGCAGGACGCGCAGCCATCTGTACTGCCGCGTCGGCAACGCGCTGGAGTTGATTGCCATCAAGAACATCATCATGTTCAAGTCCGACCACAAGTACACGGTGGTCTATCACACCGGCGGGCGCAACCTGATTGACGACCCGCTGAGGAACCTGGAGCAGGAGTTCGGTGACCGCATCATCCGCATCCACCGCAACGCGCTCGTCAACAAGGAGTTCATCGAGTCTTTTGAAAGGGATTCAAAGGGGCGCGTGTCGGTGGCGCTGAAGGGCTTTCGCAAGAAATTCCCGGTCAGCAGGCGCCATGTGCCGGGGCTGCGCGAGTTCATGAAGCAGTTTGAGGTGTACCTGAGCGCGAGGAACGAGCATGTCATCCGGCGCGGCGGATAAAGCCGCGCGCATAGCAACGGAAAGGCCGCCTTTGGGCGGCCTTTCTTTTGTCCGGGCGGGCCGGGCGGGCCGGGCGGCTTTCCCGACGCCGGGCGTCGGTGCCGATGTCCCGGATTTCCCGAAAGCGGGAATCCGGCGCCTTTTCCGGTTTTTCGCCCGGTTCTTTATACTTGGCCGATGCACGCAACCATTCGTATTGCCACGCGCAAGAGTCCGCTGGCGCTGCGCCAGACGGAATTGGCGGCGGCGGCGCTGCGGGCGCGGTTTCCGGAACTGCGGGTCGAAACCGTGCCGATGACGACGCGCGGCGACACGGCGCGGCGCACTGCGGACACGCACGCGGCGCAGACTGACACGCACGCGGCGCACGCGGCACCCGCCGGCGGCAAGGGGCTGTTCACCAGGGAACTGGAGCGCGGCCTGCTGGACGGGCGCGCCGACATCGCGGTTCACTCAATGAAGGATGTGCCGGGGCAACTGCCCGGCGGCCTGGTCATCGCGGCGGTGATGGCGCGTGAGGACGCCTCCGATGTGTTGGTCTGCAACGCGCACGACAGCCTTGAACAACTGCCGGACAACGCCGTCATCGGCACCGCCAGCCTGCGCCGGCAGTGCCAGATACGCCACCGCTACCCGCGCCTGTCGGTCGCCGAACTGCACGGCAATGTCGGCACCCGCCTTGCAAAACTTGATGCCGGCGAATACGACGGCCTGATTCTGGCCGGCGCCGGCCTCAAGCGGCTCGGCCTTGATGCGCGCATCCGCCGCACGCTGCCGCACGATGTCAGCCTGCCCGCCGTCGGCCAGGGCGCCATCGGCATTGAATGCCGCGCCGGTGACGACGCGGTGTTGCCGTTGGTGCGCGCGCTGGACGATGCGCCGACGCGCGTTTGCATTGAGACCGAACGCGCGCTGGCGCGGCGCCTCGGCGCCGACTGCCGCTGGCCGCTGGCGGCCCATGCGTCGCTGCACGGCGGCGTCTTGCGTTTGCGCGCGCTGGTCGGCGACATCGCCGGGCGGCGCATGCTGCGCGATGAACGCGACGGCGCGGCGCACGACGGCGCACAACTGGCCGCCGCCGCCGCCGAGGCGCTGCTGTCGCAGGGAGCGGGCGAGTTGCTTGCGGCGTTTGCTGAACAGGCTGCCGCGCCATCGTCCGCCGGCTGAACGATGTCGCCGCATTCGCCGTTTGGGAACCCGCGCACGATGGCCGCGCGCCCGGCGCATTTTCCCGGTTGAACAATGTCGCCGCGCCCGCCGCTTGAGAATCTGCGCGTGATGGTCACCCGTCCGGTGCATCTTGCCGGGCATTTGTCGGCGCTGCTTGAACGGGCCGGCGCCGATGTGATTCGCCGTCCGTGCATGGAGATTGTGGATTGCGGCGAGACGCCCGAAAACCTTGCGCTGGTGCGCGATTTGCGGCGTTACCGCCTGGTTGTGTTCGTCAGCCGCAACGCGGTCGAGGCCGGGTTCAACCTGCTGCGCGTCGCCGGTGTTTCGCTGCCGGCGGATGTGCCGGTCGCCGCGGTCGGCGTCAAGACCGGCGAGCGTCTTGCGCTTGAAGGTGTCGCAAGTGTCGTCAATCCGGTGCGGGCCGCGGGCAGCGAGGCGCTGCTGGAAACCGCCGCGGTCAGGAATCTCGACAGCGGCAGCGTGCTGGTGTTTCGCGGCGAGGGCGGCAATGAATTGCTGGCAAACACGCTGCGCGCGCGCGGCGTCGAGGTGGATTACGCCGAGGTGTACCGGCGGCGCAAGCCGTCCGGCGTGCGGCTGCTGTTCGGCACGCCCGACGACCCGGATGTGATCCTGTCGGCAAGCGCCGAGAGTTTGCAGAACCTGTCCGACCTCACCGCGCCGGCGTCGCGCTACGCGCTGACCGCCATCACGGTGGCGCTCGGCAGCGCGGCGATGGCCGGTTTGCACGAGCACCTCGGCTTTCGCACGCCGCCCGTCATCGCGCGCAGCCCGGTGGACGAGGACATGCTCGACGCCGTCGTCCGCTGGTGGCGCAAACACTGACCGCGCCGCCCGGCGCGGCGTGCTCTTGTGGCGTGCTCTTATAATGGCGCGATATGACTTTGCGTAAATGGATTGTGCCGGTTTTGGCGGCGGTCGCGGTGTCGGCGACTGCGTTGGCATGGTGGCTGCGCGATGCGCCGTGGCCGGCGATGATGACCGATTGGTTCGCCGCCGCGCCGCCGTCCGCGCCCGATGATGCCGGCGCACAGGATGAAGCGCGCGCCGCCGCGCAGGCCGAGGCGCGGGCCGAAGCACAGGCCGAAGCGCTGGCCGAACGGCGGCGGCAGGCGGAGCAGGCCGCCGCCGAACTGGAACGCCGTCTGGCATCCGCCGAAGAGCGCGCCGCGCATCTGCGCGAAACGCTGACATGGGCCGGCCTGGATGAGCGACTGTCGGCGGCGCGGCGTCTGCTTGAAATCGCGCACGCGCCGGACAAGGCGCTGGAACTGTTGCAGCGCACTCTGCGCGAAATCGAGACGATGCCCGGCATGGAGGCGGCGCGCGACGCGCTGAACGATGACATCGCGCGGCTGACCGAATACGCGGCCCAATCACCGCGCCGCGCCGTGCCGCTGATTGGCGAACTGCTGGCGATGCTGGAACCGGTCAGTGGCGCGGACGCGGACACGGGCGCCGGGCCGGAACCCGCGCTCGCCAATGGCGCGAACACAGGTGCAAACAACGGCAACACCGACACCGATTCAGGCTATTGGAGCCGCTTTCTCGCGCGCCTGCCGGAGCAGTTGAAGGCCGCTGTGCGCGTCGAGCGACGCGCCGCGCCGTCGCCGGACAACACGCGGCTGCTGCGCCACCTGCTGATGCGCGCGCGTCTTGCGGCGCTTGAAAACGACGCGCAGGCGTTTGACGCGCTGACCGGCGATGCCGCGCGGCTGGCCGCCGACAGCGACGACGATGCGGCGCTGCGCGACGGCTTGGCGCATCTGCGTTCGCTTGAGATGCAATGGCGCCCGCCGTCAATCGGCGCCGCGTTCGGGCCGCCGCCTGCGGAGGCGCGATGAAACGGCGGTTGATTGGTGATGCGTCGGTGCACTGCGAGCACCGGGCGCCGCCTGCGGAGGCACAATGAAACGGCTGCTGTTGTTGCTGACATTGCTCTTTGCGGGCGTCACCGCGGTGGTGCTGTTGTCGTTGCAGTATCCGGGCGAGGTTGTCGTCACCGCGGGCGAGTGGCGCGTCGCCGCCGCGTGGGGTGTCGCGGTGCTGTCGCTGGCGGGTGCGTGGCTGGCGTTGTGGCTGTTGTCGCGGTTGCTGTCTTCGGTGTGGCATCTTCCGGGGCGGTTGTTCGCCGGTCATCAGAGTTATTACAAGAGGCGCGCGTCGCGGCGTTTTGCCGGCGCGCTGCTGGCGTATATCGCCGGCGACTACGCCGCCGCGTACAAACCGCTGTGGGAAGTCGCCAACACGCCCGGCGACGCGGCGCAGCGCGCGGCCTGTCTGCTGGCGGCGCGCTGCGCGCTGCGCTGCGGCAACGACGACGGCGCGCGCAAGGCGCTGGCGCTGGCCGCGCAGTGGCGTCCGGCGGGCCGCGCCGAGGCGGCGATTGAGGCCGAACTCGCGGCGCGCACGGCGGCGGCAACGCCTGACAATGCGCCGCCGGATGGCGACGACGGCGTGAAAAGCCAATAACAGCGCGTCGCCGGATGGCGAGGACAACGCGAAAGGCCAATCGGCGCGCCGCCGAATGGCGGAGACATGGCGGAGACGGCGCAAAGGGCCGATAACGCCGCGCCAGATGACGCCGCGCGTTCATCCTGTATAATCGCGCAATGAACGCACCCGCCCATTCGAGGCGCTTTTTCATTTTCCTGTTGCTGCTGGGTTTCTGGCTTGTCATCTCCGGCCACTACGGCGCGCTGCTGGTGTCGCTGGGGGCGGCCAGCGCGGCGCTGGTCACGGTGCTGTCGGCGCGCATGGGCGTTGTCGGCGCCGGCCTGCACCGGCCCGGTTTTTACCTGAAACTGCCGTTCTACGCGCTGTGGCTGCTGTGGCGCATCATCGTCGCGAACTGCGATGTGGCGCGCCGCATCCTGACGCCGAAACTGCCCATCAGCCCGTGTTTTGTGGATGTTGCGGCGGTGCACGACGACGCGCTGCTGCGCGTTGTCCAGGCCAACTCGATCACGCTGACGCCCGGCACCATCAGCGCCGACTTTGACGGCGACACCATCCGCGTGCACGCGCTGACCGAAGAGGGCGCGGAGAAACTGCGCGCCGGCGGGTTTGCAAAACAGGTCGCGCATCTGACGCGGCGGAGGGCGCAATGACAACGCCGGACGCGGCGCTCGACATCATCGTCGGCGTGATACTGGTCGCGCTGCTGACGGCGATGCTGCTGGTGCTGATACACACGGCGCGCGCGCGCCGCCTGTTTGACCAGGTGCTCGCAATCAATGTGTTCGGCACGCTGTCCATCGCGCTGATTGCGGCCATCGGGCTGCTGTCGCGGCGCGATGTCTTCGTGGACATCGCGCTGTTGTATGCGCTGGTCAATTTTGTCGCGACCATCGCCATTTTGCGGTTGTTCAGCAAGCGCAGGCTGCGGTGGCCGGGGCCGCGCGGGGACGGCGATGAACCCGCTTGACATCGCCGCCGGGGTGCTGGCGGTTTCGGGTTGCGCCTTTGTGCTGATCGGCGCCATCGGCATGCTGCGGATGCCGGACTTCACGACGCGCGCGCACGCCGCCGGGCTGATTGATGTGTTCGGCACGATGCAGATACTGATTGCGCTGGCGCTGTTGTCGGGGTCGGGCGCGGGCGCGCTGAAAATCGGGCTGATCATCGTGTTTCTGCTGGTGACCGCGCCGGCGGCGATTCACGCGATTTTCAAGACTTATCTGCACAGCAACCCGGAACCATGAGCGGCCAACTGCTGGGGTGCGCGCTGCTGACGCTGTCCGCCGTTGCCGCGGTCATCATCGCGCGCACCGACAACCTGTTTTCGGCGGCGTTTCTGGCCGGCATATCCAGTTTGCTGACGGCGGCGCTGTTTCTGTCGCTCGACGCGCCCGATGTCGCCTTCACCGAGGCCGCGGTCGGCGCCGGCGTCAGCACCATCTTCTTTCTGACGACCATCGCCGCGAGCGGCAGGCAGTATGCCTACGCGCCGTCGCGCCGGGTGCTGGGGCTGGTGCTGGCGGCGGCCACCGGCTGGCTGCTGTTTTATTCGATGCTGGATTTTCCGTGGCTGGGCGATGCGTCGCTGGCGCTGCACGACCATGTCGCGCGCTACTACATCAAGCATTCCGCCGCCGAGGTCGGGCCGCCGAATGTCGTGACTTCGGTGCTGGCGAGTTACCGCGGGCTGGACACACTGGGCGAGGTCTGCGTTATTTTCACCGCCGGCGTCGGCGTGATGATTGTGCTGGAGCGGTTCGGGCAATCGGGGCAATCGGGGCGGCGCGGGGAAGGGTAAGGTGGCGTTCATCACCCGCAACCCGATTCTGCGCGAGACCGCGCACACGCTGGCGCCGACGACGCTGCTCTACGCGCTGTATGTGCAGTTTCACGGCGACTACGGGCCGGGCGGCGGCTTTCAGGCCGGCGTTATTTTCTCGGTCGGGCTGATACTCTACGCGCTGACTTACGGCATCGAGAAGGCGCAGACGGTGCTGTCGCGGCGCACCGCCGAGGTGCTGTCGGCGTTCGGCGTGCTGCTCTACGCGCTGACCGGCGTCGCCTCGCTGCTGCGGGGCGCGGCCTTTCTCGACTACTCGGTGCTCGCGCAGCAGCCGCTGTCGGGGCAGCACATCGGCATCTTCGCGATTGAACTCGGCGTCGGCGTCACCATCGTCGGCGTCGTCATGCTGGTTTTCTATCTGCTGACGGACGCGGGGGAGCCGGCGTGATGGAGAGTCTGCTGCAGGGTTACCACCACCTCGCCGTCGTCTTTCTGATGATGACGGGTTTTTACATCATGATCGCCTACGACAACCTGGTCAAGAAACTGATCGGGCTGAACCTGCTGCAAGTCTCGATCTTCATCTTCTTTATCCTGATGGGCAAGGTCGGCGGCGGCAGCGCGCCGGTGCTGGCGCCCGGCATCGAGGTGTACGCCAATCCGCTGCCGCATGTGCTGATTCTGACGGCGATTGTCGTCGCCGTCGCCTCGACCGCGCTGGGGCTGGCGCTTGCGATTCGCATCAGCCGCGTCTGCGGCAGCCTCGACGACCGCCTCATCGCCCATCTCGAACGCGACGAGGACTGATGTCCGCGACCGTCACCGACACGCTGCTGGCGCAACTGCCGATGTTGCTGGTGGTGGCGCCGCTGATTGCCGCGGCGCTGTGCCTGCTGGTGCGCGACGCGCGGCTGGTGTGGTGGCTGGCGATGGCCGTCAGCGCCGCCGCGCTGGTGTTCAGCGTGACGCTGTTTGTTCGCACCGGCGGCGGCTTGGTGCTTGAATACGCGGTCGGCGGCTGGCAGCCGCCGTGGGGCATCGCCTACAAGGTCGCGCCCGTCAACGCGCTGATGGCGCTGGTGCTGAGCACGGTTTTTCTGGCTGGCGTCGTCTATGCCGGGCGCAGTTTCGGGCGCGAACTGCGCGGGCGCCGCTTGCAGCCGGTTTACAGCGCGCTGCTGATTTGCCAGTCCGGTTTTTTCGGCGTCGCGATGACCGACGACCTGTTCAACATCTTCGTGTTTCTGGAGATGGCCTCGATTGCGGGTTACGCGCTGGTGGCGTCGGCGCGCACGCCGCGCGCGCTGACGGCGGCCTTTCGCTACCTGCTGATGGGCACCACCGGCGCGGCGCTGTTTCTTCTCGGCATCGGCTATCTCTACCTCGTGACCGGCACGCTGAACCTGTCGGACATGGCGCCGCGTTTGCAGCCGGCGCTGGGTTCGCCCGCCGTCGTCGCCGCGCTCGGCTTCATCGGCGCCGGGCTGCTGCTGAAGGCCGCGCTGTTTCCGCTGCATCTGTGGCTGCCGAACGCCTACGCCCATGCGCCGTCGGCGATCGCCGCGGTGCTGTCCGGCACCGGCACCAAGGTCGCGCTGTACATATTGATTCGGCTGTTGTTCGGGGTTTTCGACGCGGCGTCGTTTTCGGCGGCGCTGCCGGATGTGATGATGGTGCTGGCGCCCGCCGCCATCGTCGCCGGCTCCGGCCTCGCCATCTTTCAGCGGCAGGTCAAGCGCATGATGGCGTATTCCAGCGTCGCCCAAATCGGCTACATCGTGCTCGGCGTCGCGCTGGTTACGCAGACGGGGCTTGCCGCCGGGCTGGTGCACCTGTTCAACCACGCGATCATCAAGGTCTCGCTGTTCATGGCGCTCGGCTGCGTCGTCTATCGCGCCGGCGCCTGCCGTCTTTCCGACCTGGCCGGGCTGTCGTCGCGGATGCCGTGGACGGCGGCGGCCATCGTCGCCGGCGCCGTCAGCCTGGTCGGGCTGCCGCTGACATCGGGTTTTGTCAGCAAGTGGTATCTGGTCAGCGCGGTGCTGGAGGCCAACCTGTGGCTGCCGGCGTTTGTGATACTCGCCGGTTCGCTGATGAGCGCGGCCTACGGCTGGCGGCTGGTCGAGGCCGCGTATTTTCGCGGCGCTGAAGGCGGCGCGGGCCGTGTGAGCGGCGAGGGCGGCGTGAGCGGCGAAGGCGC includes the following:
- a CDS encoding LytTR family DNA-binding domain-containing protein, whose translation is MIRILIVDDEKYACERLSKMVGDVPGCYVAGHAGNGLDAVRKVDELDVDVVLMDIHMPGMDGLEAAYHIRGTDRPPQVIFTTAYVQHAFAAFGLDAAGYLLKPVMREQLQNKLELLQYHRGPLEVREPSPYGRTRSHLYCRVGNALELIAIKNIIMFKSDHKYTVVYHTGGRNLIDDPLRNLEQEFGDRIIRIHRNALVNKEFIESFERDSKGRVSVALKGFRKKFPVSRRHVPGLREFMKQFEVYLSARNEHVIRRGG
- the hemC gene encoding hydroxymethylbilane synthase, which translates into the protein MHATIRIATRKSPLALRQTELAAAALRARFPELRVETVPMTTRGDTARRTADTHAAQTDTHAAHAAPAGGKGLFTRELERGLLDGRADIAVHSMKDVPGQLPGGLVIAAVMAREDASDVLVCNAHDSLEQLPDNAVIGTASLRRQCQIRHRYPRLSVAELHGNVGTRLAKLDAGEYDGLILAGAGLKRLGLDARIRRTLPHDVSLPAVGQGAIGIECRAGDDAVLPLVRALDDAPTRVCIETERALARRLGADCRWPLAAHASLHGGVLRLRALVGDIAGRRMLRDERDGAAHDGAQLAAAAAEALLSQGAGELLAAFAEQAAAPSSAG
- a CDS encoding uroporphyrinogen-III synthase produces the protein MSPRPPLENLRVMVTRPVHLAGHLSALLERAGADVIRRPCMEIVDCGETPENLALVRDLRRYRLVVFVSRNAVEAGFNLLRVAGVSLPADVPVAAVGVKTGERLALEGVASVVNPVRAAGSEALLETAAVRNLDSGSVLVFRGEGGNELLANTLRARGVEVDYAEVYRRRKPSGVRLLFGTPDDPDVILSASAESLQNLSDLTAPASRYALTAITVALGSAAMAGLHEHLGFRTPPVIARSPVDEDMLDAVVRWWRKH
- a CDS encoding Na+/H+ antiporter subunit E, which encodes MNAPAHSRRFFIFLLLLGFWLVISGHYGALLVSLGAASAALVTVLSARMGVVGAGLHRPGFYLKLPFYALWLLWRIIVANCDVARRILTPKLPISPCFVDVAAVHDDALLRVVQANSITLTPGTISADFDGDTIRVHALTEEGAEKLRAGGFAKQVAHLTRRRAQ
- a CDS encoding monovalent cation/H+ antiporter complex subunit F, giving the protein MTTPDAALDIIVGVILVALLTAMLLVLIHTARARRLFDQVLAINVFGTLSIALIAAIGLLSRRDVFVDIALLYALVNFVATIAILRLFSKRRLRWPGPRGDGDEPA
- the mnhG gene encoding monovalent cation/H(+) antiporter subunit G; the protein is MNPLDIAAGVLAVSGCAFVLIGAIGMLRMPDFTTRAHAAGLIDVFGTMQILIALALLSGSGAGALKIGLIIVFLLVTAPAAIHAIFKTYLHSNPEP
- a CDS encoding DUF4040 domain-containing protein, which translates into the protein MSGQLLGCALLTLSAVAAVIIARTDNLFSAAFLAGISSLLTAALFLSLDAPDVAFTEAAVGAGVSTIFFLTTIAASGRQYAYAPSRRVLGLVLAAATGWLLFYSMLDFPWLGDASLALHDHVARYYIKHSAAEVGPPNVVTSVLASYRGLDTLGEVCVIFTAGVGVMIVLERFGQSGQSGRRGEG
- a CDS encoding Na(+)/H(+) antiporter subunit B, with the translated sequence MAFITRNPILRETAHTLAPTTLLYALYVQFHGDYGPGGGFQAGVIFSVGLILYALTYGIEKAQTVLSRRTAEVLSAFGVLLYALTGVASLLRGAAFLDYSVLAQQPLSGQHIGIFAIELGVGVTIVGVVMLVFYLLTDAGEPA
- a CDS encoding cation:proton antiporter subunit C, translating into MESLLQGYHHLAVVFLMMTGFYIMIAYDNLVKKLIGLNLLQVSIFIFFILMGKVGGGSAPVLAPGIEVYANPLPHVLILTAIVVAVASTALGLALAIRISRVCGSLDDRLIAHLERDED
- a CDS encoding proton-conducting transporter membrane subunit encodes the protein MSATVTDTLLAQLPMLLVVAPLIAAALCLLVRDARLVWWLAMAVSAAALVFSVTLFVRTGGGLVLEYAVGGWQPPWGIAYKVAPVNALMALVLSTVFLAGVVYAGRSFGRELRGRRLQPVYSALLICQSGFFGVAMTDDLFNIFVFLEMASIAGYALVASARTPRALTAAFRYLLMGTTGAALFLLGIGYLYLVTGTLNLSDMAPRLQPALGSPAVVAALGFIGAGLLLKAALFPLHLWLPNAYAHAPSAIAAVLSGTGTKVALYILIRLLFGVFDAASFSAALPDVMMVLAPAAIVAGSGLAIFQRQVKRMMAYSSVAQIGYIVLGVALVTQTGLAAGLVHLFNHAIIKVSLFMALGCVVYRAGACRLSDLAGLSSRMPWTAAAIVAGAVSLVGLPLTSGFVSKWYLVSAVLEANLWLPAFVILAGSLMSAAYGWRLVEAAYFRGAEGGAGRVSGEGGVSGEGASGNEDRRAAEDDNGGDGKTAEAPPVMLLTTWALIALNFFVGVNPSWLTRACLGIAGTLLG